One window of the Chitinophaga niabensis genome contains the following:
- a CDS encoding decaprenyl-phosphate phosphoribosyltransferase, translating to MQYLKLLRPKHWAKNLFLFIPLFFFGEIFNGQKLLVVLYGFICFSLLASSIYIINDYRDIEADRSHPVKSKRPLAAGTVSKSAALIIFALLVLIGFGIAYSIDQKFTFILGLYFVLNLAYSFGLKNISILDIFIVAIGFVLRIKAGGAVANIPVSEWLMLMVFLLALFMAIAKRRDDVVLKIASGKDLRIASKGYNMDFLNTSLALVSAVIIVAYLMYTMDQVTMARFKTYRLYYTSIFVIAGLMRYLQIAYVDNNTGSPTSILYKDRFIQITILLWILSFYVIIYLPTNKSFFE from the coding sequence GTGCAATACTTAAAATTATTAAGGCCAAAACACTGGGCGAAGAATTTATTCCTGTTTATTCCGCTCTTTTTTTTTGGAGAGATCTTCAATGGGCAGAAACTCCTGGTGGTGCTGTATGGCTTTATTTGTTTCAGCCTGCTGGCCAGTAGTATCTATATTATAAACGACTACAGGGATATTGAGGCGGACAGGTCCCATCCCGTCAAAAGCAAACGCCCATTGGCGGCCGGCACTGTTTCAAAAAGCGCAGCACTGATCATCTTTGCTTTGCTGGTGCTTATTGGTTTTGGAATTGCTTATTCTATCGACCAGAAATTTACCTTCATTCTGGGCTTGTATTTCGTTCTCAACCTCGCTTACTCTTTTGGATTAAAGAATATTTCGATCCTGGACATCTTTATTGTAGCCATAGGATTTGTATTGCGGATCAAAGCAGGTGGTGCTGTTGCCAACATCCCGGTTTCTGAATGGCTGATGCTCATGGTGTTCCTGCTAGCCCTATTTATGGCTATTGCTAAAAGAAGGGATGATGTTGTGCTGAAGATAGCCTCCGGAAAGGATCTGCGGATTGCTTCCAAAGGGTACAATATGGACTTCCTGAACACTTCCCTTGCATTGGTTTCCGCTGTAATTATTGTGGCTTACCTGATGTATACAATGGACCAGGTGACTATGGCCCGCTTTAAAACCTACCGTCTTTACTATACCAGCATTTTTGTTATTGCGGGATTAATGCGATATTTGCAGATCGCATACGTAGACAACAATACCGGTTCGCCAACTTCTATTCTGTATAAAGACCGGTTCATCCAAATAACCATACTCCTCTGGATACTGAGCTTTTATGTAATTATATATTTACCAACGAATAAAAGTTTTTTTGAGTAA